In Paenibacillus sp. G2S3, a single window of DNA contains:
- a CDS encoding ABC transporter substrate-binding protein — MKKSWISSSLLLLSLSVVLLLSGCSSKGDASPSKDGVASGKEETLKIKIADINTNPTFRVALDKGIFAKHGIDAELVNFGTPAEGVNALFIKQVDVAFGADFPLLNAVAKGDYSIIASAGLATDAAAAEWKLFVRDDIQKAEDLSGKKLSFMRGTFLPYLWDEYLKEHNIVLSDVKLIGQGAFDEAYIALKQGDVDAAWFSGSALNDKLTALKGVHELTDMSKTTVRLGMGIVTGNDFATNHPQGAANFLAAVDEAGTYAQEHPDEVADLMFKEVKQPKESTLKDLPNSPWDLGFTQEAYDSLTKQKNYMVQNGIIEKDFDLDSKLNLEPLTKALPEKVTYKK, encoded by the coding sequence GTGAAAAAGTCATGGATCAGCTCAAGCCTTCTGCTCTTATCCTTATCCGTTGTTCTCCTTTTATCAGGCTGCAGCTCCAAAGGTGATGCTTCGCCCTCTAAAGATGGAGTGGCGAGCGGCAAAGAAGAGACATTGAAGATTAAAATTGCTGACATCAATACGAATCCAACCTTTCGTGTGGCGTTAGATAAAGGTATCTTTGCCAAACACGGGATAGATGCTGAATTGGTCAACTTCGGGACGCCAGCCGAGGGCGTAAATGCACTTTTTATTAAACAGGTTGATGTTGCCTTTGGTGCCGATTTTCCCTTATTGAATGCTGTGGCAAAAGGTGATTACTCCATCATCGCCTCGGCGGGGCTGGCAACAGATGCAGCGGCTGCGGAATGGAAGCTGTTCGTAAGAGATGATATCCAGAAGGCGGAGGATTTGTCGGGGAAAAAGCTAAGCTTTATGCGCGGAACCTTCCTGCCGTACCTTTGGGACGAATATTTAAAAGAGCATAATATCGTTCTCAGTGATGTGAAATTGATAGGTCAGGGGGCTTTTGATGAGGCCTATATCGCATTGAAGCAAGGGGATGTGGACGCAGCATGGTTCAGTGGCTCCGCGCTTAACGATAAGCTTACTGCCTTGAAGGGTGTACATGAGCTGACGGATATGTCCAAGACCACGGTGCGATTAGGTATGGGGATCGTGACAGGCAATGATTTTGCAACTAACCATCCACAGGGAGCAGCGAATTTTCTCGCTGCGGTGGATGAGGCAGGAACCTACGCCCAAGAACATCCGGATGAGGTTGCTGACCTGATGTTCAAAGAAGTGAAGCAGCCGAAGGAATCCACGCTAAAGGATTTGCCAAATAGTCCGTGGGATCTCGGCTTCACGCAGGAGGCCTATGATAGTCTGACGAAGCAGAAAAATTATATGGTACAAAACGGAATTATCGAGAAGGATTTCGACTTGGACAGTAAGCTGAATCTTGAACCGCTGACCAAAGCTTTGCCGGAAAAAGTCACGTATAAGAAATAG
- a CDS encoding ABC transporter ATP-binding protein — MSLPAKQHTIHIEQLRKSYSEPAAGDVHYIIKDVDLIIKGGEFFVLLGPSGCGKSTLLNMIAGFVSKSGGNLRVDNEEVNKPGRDRAVVFQQADSSLFPWLTVRENVEFGLRMKKIAKAERRTISDRFIGLVGLNGHEEKFPKELSGGMKQRVQLARVLANDPAILLMDEPFGALDAMTRRTMQKELVNIWQQTHKTVIFVTHDIQEALLLGERIGIMSVGPSSNITDIYDNTLPYPRDIASPEFYSLYNQIQSHFEE, encoded by the coding sequence ATGTCATTACCTGCTAAGCAGCACACCATTCATATTGAGCAGCTTCGCAAGAGCTACAGTGAGCCAGCCGCCGGAGACGTTCATTATATTATTAAAGATGTGGATCTCATAATCAAAGGCGGAGAGTTCTTCGTTCTACTCGGTCCAAGTGGCTGCGGAAAGTCGACGCTGCTGAATATGATCGCCGGATTTGTTTCCAAATCTGGCGGTAATCTTCGGGTGGATAACGAAGAGGTGAATAAGCCTGGCAGAGATCGGGCTGTTGTGTTTCAGCAAGCAGATTCTTCTTTATTCCCTTGGCTAACGGTTCGAGAGAATGTGGAGTTTGGACTGCGAATGAAGAAAATCGCAAAGGCTGAACGGCGTACGATATCAGATAGGTTCATCGGGCTTGTAGGTCTGAACGGGCATGAGGAAAAGTTCCCGAAGGAGCTATCAGGAGGCATGAAGCAGCGCGTTCAGCTGGCACGGGTGCTCGCCAATGATCCAGCGATCCTGCTGATGGATGAACCCTTTGGCGCACTTGATGCGATGACCCGGAGGACGATGCAGAAGGAGCTGGTCAACATCTGGCAACAGACGCATAAGACGGTGATTTTTGTAACCCATGATATTCAGGAAGCCTTGCTGCTGGGGGAACGGATCGGAATTATGTCTGTAGGACCCTCCTCTAATATCACGGACATTTATGACAACACGCTGCCTTATCCACGGGACATAGCCTCACCGGAATTTTACTCGCTATACAACCAAATTCAGAGCCATTTCGAAGAATAG
- a CDS encoding ABC transporter permease: protein MKWVEKKWVSVSILWITAFCIWQLGAVIYGPDVIPGPWSTLKGGRELLEDGTLMQYIGISFYRVLIGWVLGSLIAIPVGLVIGKVNVIRIFAEPFLNFIRFIPPIAFITLFLVWFGIGEQSKIALIMYATFFIVVLNTLTGVMSVEEDKIRSARSMGASEWQILIHVIVPATIPYIFTGIRLAMGTSYMAIIGAEMIASNEGVGYLIWNSRLFFRTDWIFVGLFCLGFMGFFTDRLFGWFGKKVLYRYGVVSVAARRR from the coding sequence ATGAAATGGGTGGAAAAGAAATGGGTTTCCGTATCCATACTATGGATTACCGCATTCTGCATCTGGCAGCTTGGGGCAGTGATCTACGGCCCTGATGTGATCCCTGGACCCTGGAGTACGCTTAAGGGTGGACGGGAACTGCTGGAAGACGGAACTTTGATGCAATATATCGGGATTAGCTTTTACCGGGTGCTCATTGGCTGGGTACTGGGCAGTTTAATAGCGATTCCCGTAGGACTGGTAATTGGAAAGGTGAATGTGATTCGTATCTTTGCAGAGCCTTTTCTGAACTTTATTCGTTTTATCCCGCCGATTGCGTTCATTACATTGTTTCTAGTGTGGTTTGGCATTGGGGAGCAGTCGAAGATTGCGTTGATTATGTACGCTACCTTTTTTATTGTGGTGCTGAATACCTTGACTGGTGTGATGTCTGTGGAGGAGGATAAAATCCGCTCAGCCCGCAGTATGGGCGCTAGTGAGTGGCAAATCCTGATTCATGTGATCGTTCCGGCGACGATACCGTATATTTTTACAGGCATCCGGTTAGCGATGGGAACCTCGTATATGGCGATTATCGGTGCGGAAATGATTGCTTCAAACGAAGGTGTAGGTTATCTGATCTGGAATTCTCGGTTATTTTTCCGTACAGATTGGATCTTTGTCGGTTTATTCTGCCTTGGCTTTATGGGCTTCTTTACAGATCGTCTATTTGGCTGGTTCGGTAAGAAAGTGCTCTATAGATACGGCGTGGTTAGTGTGGCGGCGCGTAGAAGGTAG
- a CDS encoding extracellular solute-binding protein, whose translation MKKGIKNQLSMGLMLSLLVLLLAACGNSAKAEETTNGNAGTKELSLTEIESKAKEEGSVISVGMPDSWANWKDTWSDMSSKYGLTHSDTDMSSAEEIAKFDAEKDKPTADIGDVGIAFGSVAVDKGVTQPYKTPYWDEIPNWAKDKDGNWIVGYQGTISFLTNTKLVANPPKSWEDLKNGNYKIIVGDVTKAAQAQMAVLAAAIAFGGDESNIEPGIAFFEDLAKKGRLSNAEASLANIEKGEVEVTLLWDFNALNYRDQINKVGFAVAIPKEGSVVSGYATIINKYAPHPNAAKLTRQYILSDEGQINLAKGYARPIRDSVTLPDDVAAKLLPKEEYVNAKPVGDYKVWEETAKTIPQLWQERVLVHLN comes from the coding sequence ATGAAAAAAGGGATCAAAAATCAATTGTCGATGGGTCTAATGTTATCCTTGCTCGTCCTGTTGCTTGCTGCTTGTGGAAATTCGGCTAAGGCTGAGGAAACAACGAATGGAAATGCTGGCACCAAAGAATTAAGTCTGACCGAGATCGAGAGTAAAGCTAAAGAAGAGGGCAGTGTTATCAGTGTGGGAATGCCGGATTCCTGGGCGAATTGGAAAGATACATGGAGTGATATGAGTAGTAAGTATGGTCTTACACATTCAGATACGGATATGTCGAGCGCGGAGGAAATTGCCAAGTTTGATGCGGAAAAAGATAAGCCAACGGCTGACATCGGAGATGTAGGGATCGCTTTTGGATCGGTTGCCGTGGATAAAGGAGTAACACAACCTTATAAAACGCCCTACTGGGATGAGATCCCTAATTGGGCTAAGGATAAGGACGGAAATTGGATTGTCGGCTATCAAGGGACGATTTCGTTTCTGACAAACACCAAGCTTGTGGCTAATCCGCCGAAGAGCTGGGAAGATCTGAAGAACGGAAATTACAAAATCATCGTTGGTGATGTAACCAAAGCTGCTCAAGCGCAGATGGCTGTATTGGCCGCAGCGATTGCTTTTGGTGGCGATGAGTCGAACATTGAGCCGGGGATTGCTTTTTTCGAGGATTTAGCTAAAAAAGGACGTCTCTCCAATGCAGAAGCTTCTCTTGCCAACATTGAAAAAGGGGAAGTAGAAGTTACCCTGCTGTGGGATTTCAACGCTTTGAACTATAGAGACCAGATCAACAAAGTTGGCTTCGCGGTAGCCATTCCGAAGGAAGGCAGTGTTGTGAGCGGTTATGCAACGATCATCAACAAATATGCGCCGCATCCTAACGCTGCGAAGCTGACACGTCAATACATCCTTAGTGATGAAGGTCAGATTAATCTTGCCAAAGGGTACGCTCGTCCGATCCGTGACAGTGTAACATTGCCGGATGATGTTGCGGCTAAACTACTGCCAAAAGAGGAGTATGTTAACGCTAAGCCTGTTGGCGATTACAAGGTATGGGAAGAAACAGCGAAGACCATTCCACAGTTATGGCAGGAACGTGTACTTGTGCATTTGAACTAG
- a CDS encoding ABC transporter permease subunit — protein sequence MKQKSRGVILALIPFALMVLAFQLVPVLSMLTGSFQKADGTGLTLGNYLHALQSAYYMQAIKNSLLISLTSSLIGIIVGLFCAYCITWFTPRVRDRLLMLSNMTSNFAGVPLAFAYIILLGNNGVFTLLFKQWGWSVFTDFDLYSWSGLILVYVYFQVPLALLLLYPSFYGIREQWREAASLLGAGPWQFWKTIGLPILTPAIFGTLGILFANAMGAYATAYALVGGNYNLLAVRIGSLVAGDVVTQPEMGSTLAVLLGLTTILAVYLNHLMVRRTERFGAKALSKPDVKTKSSRRLWTAASEEVGQ from the coding sequence TTGAAACAGAAAAGCCGCGGTGTGATCCTGGCACTCATTCCGTTTGCACTGATGGTGTTGGCATTTCAGCTGGTACCTGTATTGTCCATGCTGACGGGAAGTTTCCAAAAGGCAGATGGAACTGGGCTTACGCTAGGCAATTATCTGCATGCACTGCAAAGTGCCTATTACATGCAGGCAATCAAGAACAGCTTGCTGATCTCTTTAACCTCAAGTCTGATAGGGATCATTGTCGGACTTTTTTGTGCATATTGTATTACTTGGTTCACTCCGAGAGTAAGAGACAGACTCTTAATGCTGTCTAATATGACCTCTAACTTCGCAGGAGTTCCGCTGGCTTTTGCATATATTATTTTGCTCGGAAATAACGGGGTATTTACGCTCCTATTCAAACAGTGGGGCTGGAGTGTTTTTACCGATTTTGATTTATATAGCTGGTCTGGTCTGATTCTGGTGTATGTCTATTTTCAGGTTCCATTAGCCTTACTGCTCTTGTATCCATCCTTTTACGGCATTCGTGAGCAGTGGAGAGAAGCGGCGTCCTTGCTGGGGGCAGGGCCATGGCAGTTCTGGAAGACGATTGGGCTGCCAATTCTAACTCCGGCAATCTTCGGCACACTGGGGATACTGTTTGCTAATGCGATGGGTGCTTATGCCACGGCATATGCTTTGGTTGGCGGGAATTATAATCTGCTGGCGGTACGTATCGGTTCACTGGTTGCTGGAGATGTGGTTACTCAGCCAGAAATGGGGAGTACGCTTGCTGTTTTGCTGGGTCTGACTACGATTTTGGCCGTCTATTTGAATCATCTGATGGTTCGGCGTACGGAGAGATTTGGAGCTAAAGCGCTCAGTAAACCGGATGTAAAAACCAAATCTTCTCGGCGCTTGTGGACGGCAGCTAGTGAGGAGGTGGGGCAATGA
- a CDS encoding ABC transporter permease subunit, translating into MNIRKAGFAPRTFMLMLMVYLLLPLLATGIYAFAQDWQNTLLPQAWTLNWFGEMFKDIRFLEALWTSLYLCLISVVLSLTVMLPAVFVITIYFPRWESFMKVIVVLPYAVPGVVAAVGLIRTYSSGPFNIAGTAYLLVGAYFVVILPYMYQGIRNSLLTVNAVELLHAAELLGARRRTAFVNVILPNIWPGVIVSALLSFSVLFGEFVLTNMLVGGHIQTIQVYLYQRMGESGHLASAIAISYFLFILVLSMVLMKLGKKMGGGVKG; encoded by the coding sequence ATGAATATACGTAAAGCAGGCTTCGCTCCACGCACTTTCATGCTAATGCTCATGGTGTATTTATTACTTCCACTGTTAGCAACCGGTATATATGCCTTCGCTCAGGACTGGCAGAATACCTTATTGCCTCAAGCTTGGACACTGAATTGGTTCGGAGAAATGTTTAAGGATATTCGTTTTTTGGAGGCGCTTTGGACCTCGCTGTATTTATGCCTGATCAGCGTTGTGCTGAGTCTGACCGTGATGCTGCCAGCTGTTTTTGTGATCACCATTTATTTTCCTCGCTGGGAAAGCTTTATGAAAGTGATTGTTGTTCTGCCTTACGCGGTGCCCGGTGTAGTGGCTGCGGTGGGGCTTATTCGTACCTATTCCTCTGGTCCTTTTAATATCGCTGGAACAGCTTATTTATTGGTGGGGGCTTATTTTGTGGTCATTCTTCCCTATATGTATCAGGGCATTCGCAATAGTCTGTTGACCGTTAACGCCGTAGAACTGCTGCATGCTGCGGAATTGCTGGGTGCCCGCCGTAGAACGGCTTTTGTGAATGTGATTTTGCCAAATATCTGGCCTGGCGTTATCGTCTCTGCCTTATTATCATTCTCCGTTCTGTTCGGCGAATTTGTCCTTACAAACATGCTAGTTGGCGGGCATATTCAGACGATTCAGGTGTATCTATATCAAAGAATGGGCGAAAGCGGACATTTAGCCAGTGCGATTGCTATCTCGTATTTTCTGTTTATTCTTGTCCTTTCGATGGTACTAATGAAGCTTGGCAAAAAGATGGGAGGAGGCGTTAAGGGATGA
- a CDS encoding ABC transporter ATP-binding protein has protein sequence MNDYLKLQGIRKMFGDTCVLDNIDLEIREGELVTLLGPSGCGKSTLLRCIAGLSELDGGRILLENKDLANLPPRKREVGMVFQSYALFPNLTVSQNIEYGMKMRGLSKAARRSRCEELLALVDLEEKRDVYPQSLSGGQQQRVALARSLAVQPKVLLLDEPLSALDAKIRKNLRAEIRDIQKRFNMTTLFVTHDQEEALILSDRICIMNGGRIVQDGTPEGLYTAPRTEFVARFMGSYNVLTRPEVMALFQGIDSGMDSFAIRPEAVTLLHEGAGQQEAATGAQLVNGVIKSVSVLGNIIRCTVEAEGIRLTVDLLNDGRWLRVGEGEKVTLALNPSELLHLEREGA, from the coding sequence ATGAACGATTATCTGAAGCTGCAGGGTATACGCAAAATGTTCGGTGATACCTGTGTGCTAGACAATATAGATTTGGAGATTCGTGAAGGGGAGCTTGTGACGCTATTGGGCCCCTCCGGTTGTGGAAAAAGCACGTTACTTCGCTGCATAGCTGGCCTTTCGGAGCTGGATGGTGGCAGAATTCTTTTAGAGAATAAAGATCTGGCAAATCTGCCGCCCCGTAAACGCGAGGTGGGGATGGTGTTCCAGTCTTATGCTCTGTTCCCTAATCTGACAGTGAGCCAAAATATCGAGTATGGAATGAAGATGCGTGGTTTATCTAAAGCCGCCCGACGTAGCCGCTGCGAGGAATTGCTAGCTTTAGTCGATCTAGAGGAGAAGCGGGATGTCTATCCGCAGTCACTCTCCGGTGGACAGCAGCAGCGGGTAGCGCTGGCTCGTTCTCTAGCCGTGCAGCCCAAAGTATTACTGCTGGATGAACCCCTGAGTGCACTCGATGCCAAGATCCGTAAGAATCTACGTGCTGAAATTCGTGATATTCAGAAGCGCTTTAACATGACGACCTTATTCGTTACTCATGATCAGGAAGAAGCGCTGATTCTATCCGACCGCATCTGCATTATGAACGGTGGACGCATCGTCCAAGATGGAACACCGGAAGGACTGTACACCGCGCCGCGCACAGAGTTCGTCGCTCGGTTCATGGGCAGTTATAACGTATTGACTAGGCCAGAGGTGATGGCGCTGTTCCAGGGAATAGATAGTGGTATGGACAGCTTTGCCATTCGCCCTGAAGCCGTAACGTTACTGCATGAGGGAGCGGGTCAACAGGAGGCTGCTACCGGAGCACAACTGGTGAATGGAGTGATTAAGTCGGTATCTGTGCTAGGCAATATCATTCGATGTACGGTTGAGGCTGAAGGAATCCGCTTAACGGTTGATCTTTTAAATGATGGACGCTGGTTGCGGGTTGGAGAAGGGGAGAAAGTCACATTAGCGCTGAACCCTTCCGAGCTTTTACATTTAGAGCGAGAAGGAGCGTGA
- a CDS encoding alkaline phosphatase family protein has translation MTNKLIVVVLDGLRYDAARKYMGYMEHLVEQGSVSCYRVQSELPSLSRPLYEVLLTGTPVSKNGITANHIVRPSHEESVFHLAVDANLRTAAVAYHWVSELYNSAPFDPLADRHQHNVMKPIQHGSFYFEDHYPDSHVFADAVYLRSAYDPHFLYIHSMNIDDAGHRYGGESKEYELSVRNADGLLATVLPIWMEQGYKILITADHGMNANGYHGGVTSSERDVPLYTFGVDVLPLEKEDQAIPQLRLAPLMCHCLGLAPSAAMSKEGLPPFVQKQPHHEVDEPVILG, from the coding sequence ATGACCAATAAACTCATTGTGGTTGTCTTGGATGGACTTAGATATGATGCAGCTCGCAAATACATGGGGTATATGGAGCATCTTGTGGAGCAGGGATCCGTATCTTGTTATCGAGTACAGTCGGAGTTACCCAGTCTGTCGCGCCCGCTTTATGAAGTACTCTTGACGGGTACACCCGTGTCCAAAAATGGAATTACGGCCAACCATATTGTGAGACCAAGCCATGAAGAGAGTGTATTTCATTTGGCAGTAGACGCTAATTTGCGAACTGCTGCTGTCGCCTATCATTGGGTCAGTGAGCTTTATAATTCAGCCCCCTTTGACCCGCTGGCAGATCGCCATCAGCATAATGTGATGAAGCCAATTCAGCATGGCAGCTTTTATTTCGAGGATCACTATCCTGACAGTCATGTGTTTGCCGACGCTGTGTACTTACGGAGTGCTTATGATCCGCATTTTCTATACATTCACTCCATGAATATAGATGACGCCGGACATCGTTATGGCGGTGAGAGCAAGGAATATGAGCTTTCAGTTCGTAACGCCGATGGACTGCTAGCCACTGTTTTGCCTATTTGGATGGAGCAGGGGTATAAGATTCTGATTACGGCAGATCATGGAATGAACGCAAATGGGTACCATGGAGGGGTAACCTCTTCCGAGCGGGATGTGCCGTTATATACGTTCGGAGTAGATGTATTACCACTAGAAAAAGAGGATCAAGCAATTCCCCAGTTACGGCTAGCTCCGCTAATGTGCCATTGCTTGGGGCTTGCACCTTCGGCTGCAATGAGCAAGGAGGGATTACCTCCTTTTGTACAGAAGCAACCACATCATGAAGTGGATGAACCTGTGATTTTAGGATGA
- a CDS encoding mannose-1-phosphate guanylyltransferase: MNKYATILAGGGGTRFWPLSRQEIPKQLLNISGNDIMLNDTIERFKGIIPQENTVIVTNRTQAVLLESIMHSSVLKANILIEPVARNTAASILFAALSIEKSHGNSLMVVLPSDHYITDEEQFRLTLDEACTVAMESDKIVTIGIKPTFPSTGYGYIAFDKMPIATSPVAVYDVDEFVEKPNFQNAQSYLASGNYLWNSGIFIWQTSVIIDNFKRYLPRLYKTMLPISDCLGTDQEQEVINAIYPTLQNISIDYGILERSDEVVVLSGQFGWNDIGSWDALGSIFPPDDSGNIIKANHVGIDTHNSIIYGNGRLITTIGVDGFIIADTGDALLICPKNKAQSVKDIVELLKEQGMTEYI, translated from the coding sequence ATGAATAAATACGCTACGATCCTGGCAGGCGGGGGCGGAACACGTTTCTGGCCCCTGTCCAGACAAGAAATCCCGAAGCAGCTGCTGAACATTAGCGGAAATGACATTATGCTAAACGATACGATCGAACGCTTCAAAGGGATTATTCCTCAGGAGAATACAGTTATTGTTACGAATCGTACTCAAGCAGTTCTGTTAGAAAGTATTATGCATAGTAGCGTGCTGAAAGCTAATATTCTAATTGAACCCGTGGCGCGAAATACAGCCGCGAGTATTCTTTTTGCAGCATTATCTATAGAGAAGTCTCATGGTAATTCTTTAATGGTTGTCCTTCCTTCCGATCACTATATAACGGATGAGGAACAATTCCGTCTTACATTGGACGAAGCCTGTACGGTTGCTATGGAGTCAGACAAAATCGTAACAATCGGAATCAAACCTACCTTCCCATCTACCGGGTACGGTTATATTGCCTTTGATAAGATGCCGATTGCGACAAGTCCGGTAGCTGTGTATGATGTGGATGAATTTGTAGAGAAACCAAATTTTCAGAATGCACAGAGTTATCTGGCATCCGGAAATTATCTATGGAATAGTGGAATATTTATTTGGCAGACCTCTGTCATTATTGATAATTTTAAACGTTATCTTCCTCGACTCTATAAAACCATGCTGCCCATCAGTGATTGTTTGGGTACAGATCAGGAACAAGAAGTTATTAATGCCATATACCCAACACTTCAGAATATTTCGATTGATTACGGCATTTTAGAGCGCTCTGATGAAGTTGTAGTACTTTCTGGGCAATTTGGCTGGAATGATATCGGCAGCTGGGATGCACTAGGGTCGATCTTCCCTCCGGATGATTCGGGCAACATTATAAAAGCCAATCATGTGGGAATAGATACGCATAATTCAATCATCTATGGAAACGGCAGACTTATCACGACCATTGGTGTAGACGGGTTCATCATTGCTGATACTGGGGATGCACTATTAATCTGTCCCAAGAACAAAGCACAATCTGTCAAAGATATCGTTGAGCTTCTAAAGGAACAAGGAATGACAGAATATATCTAG
- a CDS encoding glycosyltransferase, giving the protein MDISTLQKFKPDYMHSITDDTGIFQHTKFGVPDRAKGYTTDDNARALIAAILLYNSTKDAASLELIHTYLAFIHHAQNAEGNFRNFMDYNRNFLEESGSEDCQGRTIWALGFALSHSATLPDNLLNTCRYLINQALPHIDRLGSPRAEAYAIIGLSYLVETPNALTYSFPYPHPPNTAEEAAFLPRAFITDLIENMAVRLHNQYTLNKGNGWNWFEDSLTYGNSMLPWALLKAYGISGNVSLKHTAKDSLEFLASRTFTKEGYYKPIGSHGWMAREGEAAPYDEQPIEACEMLLACKEAAIVLHDPAYLKQASLCYQWYLGHNSLKTPLIDPQTGACYDGIHSSGLNLNQGSESIISFSIAHLVMHHE; this is encoded by the coding sequence ATGGACATTTCCACGCTCCAAAAGTTCAAGCCCGATTATATGCACAGCATAACGGATGATACAGGGATTTTTCAGCATACCAAATTTGGAGTCCCTGATCGTGCGAAGGGTTATACAACGGATGACAACGCACGGGCGCTAATCGCCGCGATCTTACTCTATAACAGCACTAAAGATGCAGCCTCACTCGAACTAATTCACACTTATCTCGCCTTTATTCATCACGCGCAGAATGCAGAAGGAAACTTCCGGAACTTTATGGATTATAACCGTAACTTTTTAGAGGAGAGCGGTTCTGAGGATTGTCAGGGACGTACGATATGGGCGCTCGGATTCGCCCTCTCTCATTCAGCCACATTGCCTGATAATTTACTAAATACTTGCCGTTATTTAATCAATCAGGCATTGCCCCATATCGATAGGCTCGGTTCCCCACGTGCCGAAGCCTATGCCATCATCGGATTAAGTTATCTTGTGGAGACGCCTAACGCCCTCACTTATTCCTTTCCGTATCCTCATCCACCCAACACAGCGGAAGAGGCGGCTTTCCTACCCAGAGCATTCATTACTGATCTAATAGAGAATATGGCGGTACGACTGCATAATCAATATACCCTCAATAAAGGAAACGGTTGGAATTGGTTCGAAGACAGCCTTACCTATGGAAACTCCATGCTGCCATGGGCACTCCTAAAAGCATACGGAATTTCAGGTAACGTCAGCTTAAAGCACACCGCAAAGGATAGTCTAGAATTTCTAGCCTCTCGAACCTTTACTAAAGAAGGATATTATAAACCAATTGGAAGTCATGGATGGATGGCACGGGAGGGAGAGGCTGCTCCTTATGACGAACAGCCCATAGAAGCCTGTGAAATGCTGCTTGCTTGTAAAGAAGCAGCAATAGTACTCCATGATCCCGCCTATCTGAAGCAAGCCTCATTATGCTACCAATGGTATTTAGGTCATAACTCATTAAAAACACCCTTAATTGATCCTCAAACCGGGGCCTGCTATGACGGTATCCATAGTTCAGGCTTGAATCTTAATCAAGGTTCGGAAAGTATCATCTCCTTCTCGATTGCCCATTTGGTGATGCATCATGAATAA
- a CDS encoding glycosyltransferase family 4 protein, translating to MLNTNSNYNIAFLGTSLPRECGIATFTQDLLDQFVHLKGFNTPRIIAINNNNETYSYEKQVLREIEQHKLSDYIDTADFLNYSDVDLLVIQHEFGIYGGESGEYLLPFVEKLKIPYVVIFHTVLTEPTAKQRLIINRLAELSVNVVTMAQSTVKDLISIYGVDAAKIAFIHHGVPYVQTESRVQLKERYGFADRKILSTFGFLSPGKGIEYSIEAMHGVVRQHPDALYIIWGKTHPVVKLETGEVYRQKLMDLVEHLDLERNVLFVDKLLTQEEVIQSLVMSDIYMTPYLGKDQAVSGTLAYGVGYGRVIISTPYRYAEEMLAEGRGLLAKFRDSASLEARILQLLNDPTMVKEMEHRTLELGKTMLWSEVAKTYAALFQKQIMISRLTNRSVI from the coding sequence ATGTTAAATACAAACAGCAATTATAATATCGCTTTTCTGGGCACCAGTCTGCCCCGCGAATGCGGGATCGCCACCTTCACACAGGACTTATTAGATCAATTCGTACACCTTAAAGGCTTCAACACCCCCCGTATTATCGCCATCAATAACAACAACGAAACATATTCCTATGAAAAACAAGTCTTGAGAGAAATCGAGCAGCACAAGCTGTCAGATTATATAGATACGGCTGATTTTCTTAACTACTCAGATGTCGATCTACTAGTCATCCAGCATGAATTCGGTATATATGGCGGAGAAAGCGGAGAATATTTACTCCCCTTCGTAGAGAAACTCAAAATCCCTTATGTCGTTATTTTTCACACGGTATTAACCGAGCCTACTGCCAAGCAGCGGCTTATTATCAATCGGCTTGCGGAGTTAAGTGTTAACGTCGTAACTATGGCTCAATCCACCGTTAAAGATCTAATTTCAATCTACGGGGTCGATGCCGCCAAAATCGCATTCATTCACCATGGCGTGCCTTATGTTCAGACCGAATCGAGAGTACAGCTTAAAGAACGTTATGGATTTGCGGATCGCAAAATATTATCCACCTTTGGTTTTCTCAGCCCGGGTAAAGGCATTGAATATAGCATAGAAGCTATGCACGGAGTAGTCAGACAACATCCGGACGCTCTTTATATCATCTGGGGAAAAACACATCCTGTAGTCAAACTAGAAACTGGCGAGGTCTACAGACAAAAATTGATGGATCTTGTGGAACATCTCGATTTAGAACGTAATGTTCTCTTCGTCGACAAGCTGCTGACGCAGGAAGAGGTCATTCAATCTCTTGTCATGTCAGACATTTATATGACTCCTTATCTAGGTAAGGATCAAGCTGTCAGTGGAACTTTAGCCTACGGAGTAGGTTATGGAAGGGTCATTATTTCAACTCCTTATCGGTATGCCGAGGAAATGTTAGCTGAAGGTAGGGGGTTGCTAGCCAAATTCCGCGATTCCGCTTCTCTGGAAGCTCGTATTCTACAATTACTCAATGACCCTACAATGGTAAAAGAAATGGAACACCGCACACTGGAGCTTGGAAAAACGATGCTTTGGAGTGAAGTTGCCAAAACTTATGCGGCCCTATTCCAGAAACAGATTATGATCTCCAGACTTACTAATAGGAGTGTGATTTGA